The Aspergillus fumigatus Af293 chromosome 5, whole genome shotgun sequence nucleotide sequence CTCGTCTGACAACTAAAATAGCAGGAAATCAGGTGCCTGTCCTGAGTACGGGAGTGACACCCGCATCTTACATAACAATACCATGGAACTGAACCAACCAAGAAGAAGTAATGATAAGGACTCCATCCTTATCGATATCGATAGGTGTCCAATAATAGCTATCACACAGGAATGGCCACCTTCGTCACCTGATAGTCTCCGCTCCAGGAAGGAAGATTGGACACACAGCCACGAATTTCGGTTTGGTGTTTTTCCCCGCGGTCgtgaggagagaaaggtTGCTTTGAGTGACATCAGGAATGAGCCAAGTATTAAATTCGATAGTGTGTAAGTCTAGTCCATTCGAAGCAGAAAATTCTTTGAATCAGCAATCTAACAGGAGCTGTCTACCCCTCGTTAGGTTTCACATCATTATCGCTCGGTCACTCGTCTGCTGGCCAGCAGGTCCTAATTTGATTACTCCAGGACGACTTGGTACCAGTACACATACCAATGCAGATCACCTTCACCATAACGCCAAGAGCAGGTTCATGGTGTCTGATGGTTGTTGGCCATCAGGTCGATAGTTGAGGGTAAAGCTTAAGCGGCGAGATGAGCAAGCCTACTTCCAACCTTCCTCCCTTcgcttcctcgtcgacggAACAATCAGCTGCTGTTACCGAATTAGCGCCACTTATTCAAGAGCTCAAAGCTATCTGCGATAATTGCGACAAGCAGACGTTTGCCTCGCAGCAATTTCTTACCGCGACTGAATCTTTGCTACGCCTGCGTCATACCTTCCTTGATAATGATCGTCCAAGAGAAGCCCAGGAGGCCTTTCGACATCTTAATGGCTTCGAGACGTTACTGCAGCTCGTGAAGAAGCTCTCGCATTTGTACGAGCCGACAGAGTTATCCGCCGAAGAGAGAAGATCTCTCTTGACCCTCTATAAAGATGCTCTAGCCGTCCTGGCTGAGAGCTTGAAGGGGAATTTCGGGAATAGACGTTATTTTGCGAGACGGATATCTGGCGGAGGTACAGCAGCTCTGCAGGAAGCACTGGACATAATAGTCCCGAAATTGAGCAGCGCTCAGGGTGACACGGAACAATTTTATGGTGGCATCCTGGCCGCGGCTCTCTGTCAGGAAGCGGTTGCTGATATCTTTACCACACTCAACGCGAAGTTTCAGCCAGTCCAGGAATTGCTTCAGCAGGATGTTAAGGCGGAAGTTGATCGACGCATGGGGAGCTCGGAGACCGTCGAGGTGCCGGAACTTTTGGGGCCGTTTCTGAAAGGGTGGTTGAAGCAATCGGggtcttctccttccgacTACAGAGTTCAGAGGCTAGTTTTGCCCGCCTGTCTGTGTCAGTTGGCTCACCAGTCTCAAAGAAATCTGACAGCGCTACACGCCACTGGGATATTAAGCTCAATACTGCCTATTCTGTTCGGAAGTGACCGCCTAGAATCAGAGAGAATAATTTACCAGGACATGGCTCAACTTCTTTGTGCTCAAGGATTAACTAGTCTGGAGGATGCGGCTACCTTGTATCGACAAGCCCATGGTTGTGCAAGAATACTACGATTTCTTGTCGATGTTCTGAAGTGTTCCAAAGAACCGCCATTGATACAGTTCGACCTGTCACTCCATGGGTATTCCTCCTTGGAGTTTTCGACCCTGGGTCGACCATTTCCTCCCGTTACTTCCTCAGGTTATACTATTGCAGTGTGGGCCCGATTTGATAGATTCGATCCAAGTACACACACTACAATATTTGGCGCCTTTGACGCGAGTCAATCATGTTTTTTACTGGTGTATCTCGAAAGGGACACTCGCAACTTTATTTTACAAACTTCAATCAGAGGAACTCGTCCTAGTGTTCGATTCAAGTCGATGGCTTTCGAACCGAACCGTTGGTATCACATATGTGTGGTGCATAAAAAGCCTAGGCCACCATCGCATTCCCGGGCTTCTTTGTTCATTGACGGCGAATTTGTCGAGCAGTTAAGGATTGACTACCCGTGTGTGCCCGTATCTAATACTCCTAATCGAATGCCACGTGTGCAGGCATTCTTTGGCACCCCCCAAGATTTGGCGATGAAACTCGGAAAGGCTGTCTCCGTATCGCGCTGGTCCCTGGCGAATGCAATCCTCTTTGAGGAAGCCCACAGTGATGATATGGTTGCTGTCTTTTACAACCTAGGCCCTCGATATTTTGGCAATTTCCAAGATTGCCTGGGCTCTTTTCAGACTTATAAGGCCTCTGCAACGCTTAACCTGCGAAACGAGCACCTGCACCCTGGCAAGGAGGAAACATCAGATATCGTTACTGCGATTCGACAAAAAGCAAGCGTTTTGATCCGTGAGGGGTCGATCTTAATTAACATCTCACCCATGTCGGTGTtagatgatgacgatattAACAACATTGATGAGtctcagctcatcaaaaGTCTTTCCAGGAAAGCCGTCAAGAATTTGCATCTGTTGACGAAAGCGGGAGGCAATGCAGTAGCTGCCAATGGCGCCGTTCCCTCGTTGAACGACGCTTTGACGCAGGCCCATGGTATGGGTGTTTTGACAGGAGATCCAGTTGTTTCAGTCCCTCATTCACTTGACGATGTCAGTTGGCGCATCGGAGGTTGTGTGGCGGTCCACTTGAGTCTGGTGCATGCTGCAAAAACCCCGGAATGCTTAAGTCTTGCGGTTGAAGCGTTGTACGAAGCTGTACAGGACAATTGGCGAAACAGTGAAGCAATGGAAAGGGAAAATGGGTACGGGATTCTTGCAGCGATACTTCGTGATAAATTTGGGCTGGGGAATAGTTCAGCGACAAGTAGGGCTTCTAGCATCTGCTCCAATCTCGAGGAACGGTGTGCCTTGGgtcttgaccttcttcgaTTGACTCTCAAATTCGTTGGATATGATTTCGAGCACCCTAACCGATCGATAATTACAAATCCCCTGGCCTACAGGGTCTTGCTTGTGGATCTCGACATCTGGAGACTAGGGGATTCCGCTCAACTGAGTTTATACTACTCTCAATTCTCCACATTCGCTGGCGAAAGTAACTATCGCCGATTTAATGCAAAACGTCTTTCTCGCATGCGTATGTTCATACCCTTTCCTTTGCCCCTTCTACACATCTTTCCTCGCTGACTGTTGTATAGGCGTCAATAAAAGGTTACTAGAGGCGCTCAAGGGTGACGAATTCACCTCTGAATCCCTAACTCTTCTGGTTTCTGCTTTTCGGTCTCTTCTGGAAAGCTGTCTTTCTGCAGATCTCTTCCGTTCCTTGGCCCTCTTTATCACTTATGCTATTCATAAGACCAGAGAACCGAGCAGActccagaaaaagaagagttTGCGGTTCACCGACGGCTCTCCACAGATTGCAAGATCGGCGGAGCAAGGGGACTACGTATCAAGCACAAAGATAGCAGTTGAGATGCTACGGATGTACTCCTCTGTCCTCTGCGATTCTCATGACCTTATACCACTCAAAAAATTTGCGCGTTCTGTGACGAACAAGGTATGAGAAAAAGCCTTCCCGCGTTGTGTTTTCATTGGCGGTCCTGACATTTCCTGCCGTAGTGGCTTCTGTATCTCATTTGTGAGGATGACCCTGAAATTGTCGCCCTCGCGACCAAGATCTTGGCTCGTTTGATAGTCATCCACGGCGATGTCTACAGTAAGAAGTTCTCCGAGAAAACTGGAGGCTATATTATCATGCGACATCGTCTGAGAAGCTGGTGGAAGGTACCCGCCATATGGTGTATCTGtctcagcatcctccttGGTCTCGATGTCGGCGGTATGAAGCTGGATCAGCCATTCAGCCGGACAGGGCTGATAGAGATCCTATCGTCAAATTCCCAGCCCCGAGTTGCTTTTCCTGAAATCCTCCCCGTACTCATGGAAATGATGCAATTGGGCTTACAAAGTGTAATATCAGGTGATGAGTTATCTTCTGGTGTCCATGGCAAGTCTCTGCAAAAGTCTGAAGTTCGGCTGGAATCTCCTCCCGCGTCATTGACTATACGGGTGACTGAACTGACAAAGCAAATATCTCTCTTGGACGCCGTTGTTGGGTTGTTTGCTGATTTACATCAGAACTCTACCGACTTCAGGGACTTTGCTGCGCAGTCAGATTACGTCCAGTGGTTGCTATATGTGACATTTCCGGTTGTCGTTGGTTCGGACATTCCAAGCACGGACTTTGAACTCAAGTCTCGTGCTGCTAAAACCAATTCTCATGATCATACTCTGCCTGTTCGACCGCGTTCAAGTGGAACAGCAGGATTGCGCACAACAACAGTTGAAGGGTCTAGCAGTCGTGAAAGACAAGCTGGCCCATTGCGACGCGGATCATCtttcatcctcgtctcgtCAGATAGAACCAAGTTCTCGCCTTCATTTGCACGTATACACAAAGCTTTCATACCGTTCGGGTCTCCCCCTGACATGACAGCTACAGACCATCCTCTTGTGCAAGCAATTCTAAGCCTAGTTCTATCCGTGTTCTGCGATCAATTGCTGGAGCGAAAGGATTTTGCTGGACTTGGTTTATACCTCAAGACGCCGACGAGCACTTTGGAGCAACAATCTTATTTCAACTCCTGGATATTGCGGAGCCTCCTTACCAGACTGCGAGATGTTACAATCTCTAAACCGCAAGTTCTTCTGGAACCGCGAGCGCTTTCTAACATGGGACGATTTGCTACCCATATTGGAGAAGCAGTATATGAGGGCTGGTTCATTGACGGTGCAACTCATGCTCTGGAATTTGCGGGCGCAATCCTGGAATATCTCCAGCAGTCGAATGTTTCAAGTCTGAAGAGTGTAAGGCTATGTAGCCAAGCGGTCACAACCATACGATCCACTCTGTTCCGTGTTGTTCTGCTTAAATTATCAGAAGTGGATGACAGAGAGGCCTGTGAGTTCTTGAGTCGTTTGAGCTACTGGCAAGTGGTCCTGCTTTCCGAAGGTGAAGTGCAATCAGATTATCTGCGGCTATTGTGCTACCTCCTCTACACAAAACTGATCAGCCAAGATTGGAACGTTCGCCTTGCTGCAGCGGGCTTGTGGAGAGTCATTCTCGTGCAAAAGCCCGCTGAGATGTCTGCTATTTTAAGTCAGGCGGCCATTCCCTTGCAGAAACGGCTTTCTGATGGCTTTGAAGCCCTTGTAGGTATGGAGGACAAAGCTTTTCTACAGTGGGTCGATGGTCATCAAGATGATCTCAATGCAAT carries:
- a CDS encoding Beige/BEACH domain protein, with the protein product MSKPTSNLPPFASSSTEQSAAVTELAPLIQELKAICDNCDKQTFASQQFLTATESLLRLRHTFLDNDRPREAQEAFRHLNGFETLLQLVKKLSHLYEPTELSAEERRSLLTLYKDALAVLAESLKGNFGNRRYFARRISGGGTAALQEALDIIVPKLSSAQGDTEQFYGGILAAALCQEAVADIFTTLNAKFQPVQELLQQDVKAEVDRRMGSSETVEVPELLGPFLKGWLKQSGSSPSDYRVQRLVLPACLCQLAHQSQRNLTALHATGILSSILPILFGSDRLESERIIYQDMAQLLCAQGLTSLEDAATLYRQAHGCARILRFLVDVLKCSKEPPLIQFDLSLHGYSSLEFSTLGRPFPPVTSSGYTIAVWARFDRFDPSTHTTIFGAFDASQSCFLLVYLERDTRNFILQTSIRGTRPSVRFKSMAFEPNRWYHICVVHKKPRPPSHSRASLFIDGEFVEQLRIDYPCVPVSNTPNRMPRVQAFFGTPQDLAMKLGKAVSVSRWSLANAILFEEAHSDDMVAVFYNLGPRYFGNFQDCLGSFQTYKASATLNLRNEHLHPGKEETSDIVTAIRQKASVLIREGSILINISPMSVLDDDDINNIDESQLIKSLSRKAVKNLHLLTKAGGNAVAANGAVPSLNDALTQAHGMGVLTGDPVVSVPHSLDDVSWRIGGCVAVHLSLVHAAKTPECLSLAVEALYEAVQDNWRNSEAMERENGYGILAAILRDKFGLGNSSATSRASSICSNLEERCALGLDLLRLTLKFVGYDFEHPNRSIITNPLAYRVLLVDLDIWRLGDSAQLSLYYSQFSTFAGESNYRRFNAKRLSRMRVNKRLLEALKGDEFTSESLTLLVSAFRSLLESCLSADLFRSLALFITYAIHKTREPSRLQKKKSLRFTDGSPQIARSAEQGDYVSSTKIAVEMLRMYSSVLCDSHDLIPLKKFARSVTNKWLLYLICEDDPEIVALATKILARLIVIHGDVYSKKFSEKTGGYIIMRHRLRSWWKVPAIWCICLSILLGLDVGGMKLDQPFSRTGLIEILSSNSQPRVAFPEILPVLMEMMQLGLQSVISGDELSSGVHGKSLQKSEVRLESPPASLTIRVTELTKQISLLDAVVGLFADLHQNSTDFRDFAAQSDYVQWLLYVTFPVVVGSDIPSTDFELKSRAAKTNSHDHTLPVRPRSSGTAGLRTTTVEGSSSRERQAGPLRRGSSFILVSSDRTKFSPSFARIHKAFIPFGSPPDMTATDHPLVQAILSLVLSVFCDQLLERKDFAGLGLYLKTPTSTLEQQSYFNSWILRSLLTRLRDVTISKPQVLLEPRALSNMGRFATHIGEAVYEGWFIDGATHALEFAGAILEYLQQSNVSSLKSVRLCSQAVTTIRSTLFRVVLLKLSEVDDREACEFLSRLSYWQVVLLSEGEVQSDYLRLLCYLLYTKLISQDWNVRLAAAGLWRVILVQKPAEMSAILSQAAIPLQKRLSDGFEALVGMEDKAFLQWVDGHQDDLNAMFLGLLSRSWETFVQEESSNIDSTTRARASKRQEKLRHWNQLERLSEEVTRKHETTFPHWVSNISASEFLKHQRALQDQQDNSVFMWTAFSHMTMDLKRFGGVLAEDKDRKWRLDQTEGRSRMRLRMVPDESGERQDYQPKRKASEPPAIKIDTQVQPSSNGNTTGLTPTVLAAENMDDNQQDAHSDSRSVLEESFEMIDDPKADLEDYEDKNRKVMRSLHRGDQVENVCNMSRIIGLEACEGLLILGKDHIYILDNFFQRSDGEIVNVWQAPPDERDPYVRMIAGRESFERRTQEHATRSWKWSDLVSVSKRRFLFRDVALEVFFTDGTSYLLTLISSRARDNLCSQLASKAPQVTGSASHSRPEDVWRFETLRSQEDAPQSLGSKFASVFGHSPLHPATRKWIKGEISNFHYLMLINTLAGRTFNDLTQYPVFPWVLADYTSEELDLTDPKVFRDLSKPMGCQTLEREAEFRERYKAFAEMGDGDAPPFHYGTHYSSAMIVCSYLIRLQPFVKSYLLLQGGTFDHADRLFYSIGKAWESASRGNMSDVRELTPEFFYLPEFLVNSNKYDFGLLQNMTTAIDSVELPPWAKGDPKIFIAKHREALESSYVTENLHHWIDLVFGCKQKGEAAIEAVNVFHHLSYQGAKDIDNIDDPVERLATIGIIHNFGQTPHQIFTRPHPPREDTRHKVPRLDRLAESLTQLPLSLLDIGEQVSTLSMKNDRLLCAAPLRLNIPPNYDKYMEWGFFDGSVRFYSADSRKILGHFEHLHIGQLSCTIFADSRTLVTSGTDCVVSIWTYNSTAKSVDLQPAGSLFGHRNPVNVLAVSRSFSALLSASTDGQIMLWDLNQHTFVRELPASGPVDVSDARKLTKRPCSFRQRLTSAQCARINDVTGEIMVCRGNRISIYTLNGALLLEQDVCESIDDRVMSCVFYEGVDNEWQERELIFTGHRKGVVNIWNKVSRDGRFELELIRQLHHIDNNRDNGANISAGISCILTLPHVVYTGDEAGRVYEWNCVQRR